From a region of the Neodiprion fabricii isolate iyNeoFabr1 chromosome 7, iyNeoFabr1.1, whole genome shotgun sequence genome:
- the LOC124186850 gene encoding G-protein-signaling modulator 2 isoform X1, which produces MKMSHSASAENLSVDGQNSGGDSNMCLELALEGERLCKEGDCRTGVAFFQAAIQAGTDDLRTLSAIYSQLGNAYFYLGDYVKAMQYHNHDLTLARTMGDKLGEAKSSGNLGNTLKVMGKFDEATICCKRHLEISRELGDKLSEGRALYNLGNVYHAKGKQIGRVGQQDPGEFPEDVRQCLQEAVHYYEENLKLMRELSDTAAQGRACGNLGNTFYLLGDFQQAIHYHNERLKIAREFGDKAAERRANSNLGNSHIFLGEFEKAAQHYKRTLVLAQELRDRAVEAQACYSLGNTYTLLRDYQAAVDYHLRHLSIAQQLMDRVGEGRACWSLGNAYSAMGNHEKALHFASLHLNISKELNDPMGQATAQMNVTDLKKLLGLEKGDGEAESGNGMHLIPTTKASAIAATSPGRYRLRRQSMDNLDLIKLFTRTMEPLTPDGKQKDMGEPLPARAGIAPQPSQEEEEESFFELLSRFQSGRMDDQRCVLNANQKPRPRPRVATPEKEKEGEDLLELIAGMQSKRMDEQRVTLPCLPGLNTNRNNQSANRPPPQPIGQEADDSFIEMLVRCQGSRLEDQRSPLPAASTLHDAEEEQNQRRNGNTPSRTTVPEEDLFALIQRLQAGRMEDQRASGPAKGH; this is translated from the exons ATGAAAATGTCTCACAGTGCGAGCGCGGAAAATCTCTCAGTAGACGGTCAA AATAGCGGGGGAGATAGCAACATGTGTTTGGAATTGGCCCTTGAAGGCGAGCGTCTTTGCAAGGAGGGCGATTGCCGCACAGGTGTTGCATTTTTTCAAGCAGCAATACAGGCTGGAACGGACGACCTAAGAACGTTGAGCGCGATCTACAGCCAACTTGGAAATGCTTACTTTTATCTTGGCGATTACGTCAAAGCAATGCAGTACCACAACCATGATTTAACATTGGCAAGAACTATGGGAGATAAATTAGGGGAAGCTAAATCGAGCGGAAATCTTGGAAATACTCTGAAAGTTATGGGAAAGTTTGACGAAGCTACGATATGCTGTAAAAGGCATTTAGAAATATCGAGGGAACTAGGCGATaag CTCAGCGAAGGTCGAGCTCTTTACAATCTCGGAAATGTTTATCACGCCAAGGGTAAACAAATTGGCAGAGTCGGACAGCAAGATCCAGGAGAATTTCCTGAGGATGTTAGACAGTGTCTTCAGGAAGCTGTTCATTACTACGA agaaaatttgaagctGATGAGAGAGTTGAGCGATACAGCTGCACAAGGAAGAGCATGTGGAAACTTGGGAAACACATTTTACTTGCTGGGTGATTTTCAACAAGCAATTCATTACCACAatgaaagattaaaaattgcaCGAGAGTTTGGTGATAAAGCTGCGGAAAGACGAGCCAACAGCAATTTGGGGAACTCGCATATATTTCTcggagaatttgaaaaagcaGCTCAACATTACAA ACGTACGCTGGTCCTTGCTCAAGAATTGCGTgaccgagcggtagaagcacaAGCGTGTTATTCCCTTGGCAATACCTACACGCTCCTCCGCGATTACCAAGCTGCTGTAGACTACCATCTCCGTCATCTTTCCATTGCGCAACAGCTGATGGATCGAGTTGGAGAAGGTCGAGCCTGTTGGTCGTTGGGAAATGCTTACTCAGCAATGGGTAACCATGAGAAAGCGCTGCACTTTGCCAGCCTACATTTGAATATTTCTAAAGAGTTGAACGATCCAATGGGTCAGGCTACCGCTCAGATGAACGTTACCGATCTGAAGAAGCTTTTAGGCTTAGAAAAAGGCGACGGAGAAGCGGAGAGTGGAAACGGAATGCATTTAATCCCAACGACCAAAGCCTCGGCTATAGCGGCTACTTCGCCAGGTAGATACAGGTTGAGAAGACAGAGCATGGACAATCTAGATCTGATCAAG TTATTTACAAGGACCATGGAACCG TTGACTCCAGATGGTAAGCAAAAAGATATGGGTGAGCCTCTGCCTGCTAGAGCCGGAATCGCACCACAGCCTTcgcaagaagaagaagaagaatctttcttcgaaCTTCTATCACGATTTCAATCAGGTCGAATGGATGATCAGCGCTGTGTGCTAAATGCCAATCAAAAACCGAGACCCAGGCCAAGAGTGGCGACTccagaaaaagagaaagaaggagaagatTTACTGGAGCTAATAGCTGGAATGCAAAGTAAGCGAATGGATGAGCAGCGTGTAACTCTGCCTTGCTTGCCAGGATTGAATACAAACAGGAACAATCAGTCAGCGAATAGGCCTCCCCCACAGCCAATTGGGCAGGAAGCTGATGATTCATTTATTGAAATGTTGGTGCGATGCCAAGGCTCACGTTTAGAGGATCAACGTAGTCCTTTGCCAGCTGCTTCAACATTACACGATGCAGAGGAGGAACAAAACCAAAGAAGAAACGGCAACACCCCATCAAGAACTACCGTACCCGAAGAAGATCTGTTTGCCCTAATTCAGAGACTGCAGGCTGGTCGCATGGAAGATCAACGAGCTTCTGGACCAGCAAAAGGCCATTAA
- the LOC124186850 gene encoding G-protein-signaling modulator 2 isoform X2 translates to MKMSHSASAENLSVDGQNSGGDSNMCLELALEGERLCKEGDCRTGVAFFQAAIQAGTDDLRTLSAIYSQLGNAYFYLGDYVKAMQYHNHDLTLARTMGDKLGEAKSSGNLGNTLKVMGKFDEATICCKRHLEISRELGDKLSEGRALYNLGNVYHAKGKQIGRVGQQDPGEFPEDVRQCLQEAVHYYEENLKLMRELSDTAAQGRACGNLGNTFYLLGDFQQAIHYHNERLKIAREFGDKAAERRANSNLGNSHIFLGEFEKAAQHYKRTLVLAQELRDRAVEAQACYSLGNTYTLLRDYQAAVDYHLRHLSIAQQLMDRVGEGRACWSLGNAYSAMGNHEKALHFASLHLNISKELNDPMGQATAQMNVTDLKKLLGLEKGDGEAESGNGMHLIPTTKASAIAATSPGRYRLRRQSMDNLDLIKLTPDGKQKDMGEPLPARAGIAPQPSQEEEEESFFELLSRFQSGRMDDQRCVLNANQKPRPRPRVATPEKEKEGEDLLELIAGMQSKRMDEQRVTLPCLPGLNTNRNNQSANRPPPQPIGQEADDSFIEMLVRCQGSRLEDQRSPLPAASTLHDAEEEQNQRRNGNTPSRTTVPEEDLFALIQRLQAGRMEDQRASGPAKGH, encoded by the exons ATGAAAATGTCTCACAGTGCGAGCGCGGAAAATCTCTCAGTAGACGGTCAA AATAGCGGGGGAGATAGCAACATGTGTTTGGAATTGGCCCTTGAAGGCGAGCGTCTTTGCAAGGAGGGCGATTGCCGCACAGGTGTTGCATTTTTTCAAGCAGCAATACAGGCTGGAACGGACGACCTAAGAACGTTGAGCGCGATCTACAGCCAACTTGGAAATGCTTACTTTTATCTTGGCGATTACGTCAAAGCAATGCAGTACCACAACCATGATTTAACATTGGCAAGAACTATGGGAGATAAATTAGGGGAAGCTAAATCGAGCGGAAATCTTGGAAATACTCTGAAAGTTATGGGAAAGTTTGACGAAGCTACGATATGCTGTAAAAGGCATTTAGAAATATCGAGGGAACTAGGCGATaag CTCAGCGAAGGTCGAGCTCTTTACAATCTCGGAAATGTTTATCACGCCAAGGGTAAACAAATTGGCAGAGTCGGACAGCAAGATCCAGGAGAATTTCCTGAGGATGTTAGACAGTGTCTTCAGGAAGCTGTTCATTACTACGA agaaaatttgaagctGATGAGAGAGTTGAGCGATACAGCTGCACAAGGAAGAGCATGTGGAAACTTGGGAAACACATTTTACTTGCTGGGTGATTTTCAACAAGCAATTCATTACCACAatgaaagattaaaaattgcaCGAGAGTTTGGTGATAAAGCTGCGGAAAGACGAGCCAACAGCAATTTGGGGAACTCGCATATATTTCTcggagaatttgaaaaagcaGCTCAACATTACAA ACGTACGCTGGTCCTTGCTCAAGAATTGCGTgaccgagcggtagaagcacaAGCGTGTTATTCCCTTGGCAATACCTACACGCTCCTCCGCGATTACCAAGCTGCTGTAGACTACCATCTCCGTCATCTTTCCATTGCGCAACAGCTGATGGATCGAGTTGGAGAAGGTCGAGCCTGTTGGTCGTTGGGAAATGCTTACTCAGCAATGGGTAACCATGAGAAAGCGCTGCACTTTGCCAGCCTACATTTGAATATTTCTAAAGAGTTGAACGATCCAATGGGTCAGGCTACCGCTCAGATGAACGTTACCGATCTGAAGAAGCTTTTAGGCTTAGAAAAAGGCGACGGAGAAGCGGAGAGTGGAAACGGAATGCATTTAATCCCAACGACCAAAGCCTCGGCTATAGCGGCTACTTCGCCAGGTAGATACAGGTTGAGAAGACAGAGCATGGACAATCTAGATCTGATCAAG TTGACTCCAGATGGTAAGCAAAAAGATATGGGTGAGCCTCTGCCTGCTAGAGCCGGAATCGCACCACAGCCTTcgcaagaagaagaagaagaatctttcttcgaaCTTCTATCACGATTTCAATCAGGTCGAATGGATGATCAGCGCTGTGTGCTAAATGCCAATCAAAAACCGAGACCCAGGCCAAGAGTGGCGACTccagaaaaagagaaagaaggagaagatTTACTGGAGCTAATAGCTGGAATGCAAAGTAAGCGAATGGATGAGCAGCGTGTAACTCTGCCTTGCTTGCCAGGATTGAATACAAACAGGAACAATCAGTCAGCGAATAGGCCTCCCCCACAGCCAATTGGGCAGGAAGCTGATGATTCATTTATTGAAATGTTGGTGCGATGCCAAGGCTCACGTTTAGAGGATCAACGTAGTCCTTTGCCAGCTGCTTCAACATTACACGATGCAGAGGAGGAACAAAACCAAAGAAGAAACGGCAACACCCCATCAAGAACTACCGTACCCGAAGAAGATCTGTTTGCCCTAATTCAGAGACTGCAGGCTGGTCGCATGGAAGATCAACGAGCTTCTGGACCAGCAAAAGGCCATTAA
- the LOC124186852 gene encoding esterase E4-like isoform X2, with translation MVCKEIKTKDIAAPVVTIPQGTLQGTIRTTNHNRNISAFLGIPYAQPPIGNLRFANPVAADGWNGSRKANVDLSMCPQTSEDIVLGNEDCLWLNIYTPQFPESNNSALLPVIVYIYGGGFRTGNARSDRYGPDYLLDADIVLVLPSYRVGPLGFLSTGDEVASGNWGLKDQVLALKWVQKNIKYFGGDPDRVTFVGASSGGACVHLLTLSDATIGLFHKYITQSGSALATWAHTPRAACASRAFQLGEYVGCFNNTSDSLIDCLRTIDFVDILATQPQFFEWRTYPGLIWGPTDEPDIEGAVLTDSPTNLFAAGKIRDLPWISGVTRDEGTVYTGDFFDSEELFQDFLENYDFALPRMMSLTYQPDKGSAYVNGIKSYYLNNDLTTNTSVLLANITHAIGDGMFRYPAYDALLQQNSMAKNPQYFYTFNYRGTFSNTYLYHNTTKELGVAHGDETFYIFAPEPQFARLNLNKTTTRRDLEIVDIMVQLWTSFATNGTPTTLASNGTIWKPFSAAERNYLQIGNGSEVSLKVQHSFFEERMKFWATLKETPKTLTVLSNGSNAITSKFYSLFVLMFSFSKIFL, from the exons ATGGTATGTAAAGAAATCAAG ACCAAGGATATCGCCGCTCCGGTGGTAACCATTCCTCAAGGAACCCTACAAGGAACAATTCGAACAACCAATCACAATCGGAATATTTCTGCTTTCTTGGGAATTCCTTATGCACAACCACCAATTGGGAATCTCAG ATTTGCAAATCCCGTAGCTGCGGATGGCTGGAATGGATCTCGCAAGGCTAACGTAGACTTAAGTATGTGCCCTCAAACCTCAGAGGATATTGTCTTGGGCAATGAAGACTGCTTGTGGCTCAATATTTACACACCGCAG TTTCCGGAGAGCAACAACTCGGCATTACTTCCGGTGATCGTGTATATTTACGGAGGAGGTTTTAGGACTGGAAATGCTAGATCTGATAGATACGGCCCAGATTACTTACTTGATGCAGACATAGTACTGGTTCTTCCAAGTTACCGTGTTGGTCCACTTGGATTTTTGAGTACCGGTGACGAGGTGGCCTCAGGAAATTGGGGGCTCAAAGATCAGGTCTTGGCACTAAAGTGGGTTCAAAAAAACATAAAGTACTTTGGCGGCGATCCTGATCGAGTCACATTTGTTGGAGCGAGTTCAGGCGGCGCGTGCGTGCATCTTTTGACGCTGTCAGATGCAACAATTG GgctttttcataaatatataacGCAGAGTGGATCAGCTCTCGCAACATGGGCTCATACACCCAGAGCTGCTTGCGCGAGCCGCGCTTTTCAACTTGGCGAGTACGTCGGATGTTTCAACAACACGTCGGATTCTCTAATCGACTGCCTGCGAACAATTGACTTTGTTGATATTCTTGCCACGCAACCGCAGTTTTTTGAGTGGCGCACATATCCAGGCCTCATTTGGGGCCCTACCGACGAGCCGGACATCGAAGGCGCAGTACTAACCGACAGTCCCACGAATCTTTTTGCTGCTGGAAAGATCCGTGACCTGCCTTGGATTTCCGGTGTCACCCGAGATGAAGGAACCGTGTACACGGGAG ATTTCTTCGACAGTGAAGAACTGTTTCAAGATTTTCTCGAGAACTATGACTTTGCCTTGCCCCGCATGATGAGCTTGACATACCAACCGGACAAAGGAAGTGCTTACGTTAACGGCATAAAGTCGTATTACTTAAACAACGATCTGACCACCAATACAAGTGTT CTACTCGCTAACATTACGCACGCCATTGGCGATGGTATGTTTCGATATCCGGCCTACGACGCACTTCTACAGCAAAATTCTATGGCAAAGAATCCACAGTACTTCTACACTTTCAACTACCGAGGAACTTTCTCCAACACTTACCTTTATCATAATACAACGAAAGAATTGGGTGTAGCTCACGGTGACGAAACCTTTTACATCTTTGCACCTGAACCGCAGTTTGCCAGactaaatttaaacaaaaccacGACCAGAAGAGATTTGGAAATCGTAGACATCATGGTTCAGTTGTGGACCTCCTTTGCAACCAATGG aacACCGACGACTTTGGCTTCAAACGGCACAATATGGAAACCATTTTCGGCTGCAGAGAGAAACTATCTTCAAATAGGAAATGGATCTGAAGTTTCGCTCAAAGTTCAGCATTCTTTCTTTGAGgagcgaatgaaattttgggCTACCTTAAAAGAAACTCCAAAGACCTTAACTGTCCTATCAAACGGCTCAAATGCCATAACatccaaattttattcattattcgtacttatgttttctttttcaaagaTATTTTTGTAA
- the LOC124186852 gene encoding esterase E4-like isoform X1: MVFHSSMKCVLLLFLLIISICSINYAQTKDIAAPVVTIPQGTLQGTIRTTNHNRNISAFLGIPYAQPPIGNLRFANPVAADGWNGSRKANVDLSMCPQTSEDIVLGNEDCLWLNIYTPQFPESNNSALLPVIVYIYGGGFRTGNARSDRYGPDYLLDADIVLVLPSYRVGPLGFLSTGDEVASGNWGLKDQVLALKWVQKNIKYFGGDPDRVTFVGASSGGACVHLLTLSDATIGLFHKYITQSGSALATWAHTPRAACASRAFQLGEYVGCFNNTSDSLIDCLRTIDFVDILATQPQFFEWRTYPGLIWGPTDEPDIEGAVLTDSPTNLFAAGKIRDLPWISGVTRDEGTVYTGDFFDSEELFQDFLENYDFALPRMMSLTYQPDKGSAYVNGIKSYYLNNDLTTNTSVLLANITHAIGDGMFRYPAYDALLQQNSMAKNPQYFYTFNYRGTFSNTYLYHNTTKELGVAHGDETFYIFAPEPQFARLNLNKTTTRRDLEIVDIMVQLWTSFATNGTPTTLASNGTIWKPFSAAERNYLQIGNGSEVSLKVQHSFFEERMKFWATLKETPKTLTVLSNGSNAITSKFYSLFVLMFSFSKIFL, from the exons ATGGTCTTCCACTCCTCGATGAAATGTGTACTCTTACTATTTTTACTCATAATCAGTATTTGTTCGATAAATTACGCCCAGACCAAGGATATCGCCGCTCCGGTGGTAACCATTCCTCAAGGAACCCTACAAGGAACAATTCGAACAACCAATCACAATCGGAATATTTCTGCTTTCTTGGGAATTCCTTATGCACAACCACCAATTGGGAATCTCAG ATTTGCAAATCCCGTAGCTGCGGATGGCTGGAATGGATCTCGCAAGGCTAACGTAGACTTAAGTATGTGCCCTCAAACCTCAGAGGATATTGTCTTGGGCAATGAAGACTGCTTGTGGCTCAATATTTACACACCGCAG TTTCCGGAGAGCAACAACTCGGCATTACTTCCGGTGATCGTGTATATTTACGGAGGAGGTTTTAGGACTGGAAATGCTAGATCTGATAGATACGGCCCAGATTACTTACTTGATGCAGACATAGTACTGGTTCTTCCAAGTTACCGTGTTGGTCCACTTGGATTTTTGAGTACCGGTGACGAGGTGGCCTCAGGAAATTGGGGGCTCAAAGATCAGGTCTTGGCACTAAAGTGGGTTCAAAAAAACATAAAGTACTTTGGCGGCGATCCTGATCGAGTCACATTTGTTGGAGCGAGTTCAGGCGGCGCGTGCGTGCATCTTTTGACGCTGTCAGATGCAACAATTG GgctttttcataaatatataacGCAGAGTGGATCAGCTCTCGCAACATGGGCTCATACACCCAGAGCTGCTTGCGCGAGCCGCGCTTTTCAACTTGGCGAGTACGTCGGATGTTTCAACAACACGTCGGATTCTCTAATCGACTGCCTGCGAACAATTGACTTTGTTGATATTCTTGCCACGCAACCGCAGTTTTTTGAGTGGCGCACATATCCAGGCCTCATTTGGGGCCCTACCGACGAGCCGGACATCGAAGGCGCAGTACTAACCGACAGTCCCACGAATCTTTTTGCTGCTGGAAAGATCCGTGACCTGCCTTGGATTTCCGGTGTCACCCGAGATGAAGGAACCGTGTACACGGGAG ATTTCTTCGACAGTGAAGAACTGTTTCAAGATTTTCTCGAGAACTATGACTTTGCCTTGCCCCGCATGATGAGCTTGACATACCAACCGGACAAAGGAAGTGCTTACGTTAACGGCATAAAGTCGTATTACTTAAACAACGATCTGACCACCAATACAAGTGTT CTACTCGCTAACATTACGCACGCCATTGGCGATGGTATGTTTCGATATCCGGCCTACGACGCACTTCTACAGCAAAATTCTATGGCAAAGAATCCACAGTACTTCTACACTTTCAACTACCGAGGAACTTTCTCCAACACTTACCTTTATCATAATACAACGAAAGAATTGGGTGTAGCTCACGGTGACGAAACCTTTTACATCTTTGCACCTGAACCGCAGTTTGCCAGactaaatttaaacaaaaccacGACCAGAAGAGATTTGGAAATCGTAGACATCATGGTTCAGTTGTGGACCTCCTTTGCAACCAATGG aacACCGACGACTTTGGCTTCAAACGGCACAATATGGAAACCATTTTCGGCTGCAGAGAGAAACTATCTTCAAATAGGAAATGGATCTGAAGTTTCGCTCAAAGTTCAGCATTCTTTCTTTGAGgagcgaatgaaattttgggCTACCTTAAAAGAAACTCCAAAGACCTTAACTGTCCTATCAAACGGCTCAAATGCCATAACatccaaattttattcattattcgtacttatgttttctttttcaaagaTATTTTTGTAA
- the LOC124186593 gene encoding S-adenosylmethionine sensor upstream of mTORC1 — protein MASTEHKDLAAFIKSVHSNLRKESQIYGPETAWRRHVAESDTLQKYAEAMQKLATKHWAENVADPKKNTKCRIDWVKSQCWEYFFRGGIELFWDREVNINRKITNDQSHSGISTYQEWSDSENSTSGLSDGLICSNSELTPVDDKDTPDLKKSLNKHCSMKPSTKFEKSTENNLQISNNEHDSSIVQASHREDCKVKLLDVGSCYNPFGGVNFFDVTAIDLAPSCDGVLQCDFLSMQIGQEDVFSANKQQVEQLTVGSFDTVVFCLLLEYLPSPEQRYACCKKAYNLLKSGGLLLIITPDSKHVGANARFMKSWRYVLSNLGFMRTKYEKLPHAHCLAFRKCFYKRVATRWASLQKFSKDDELFHSDTNIFIPQDFTTWTREDTVECVSGDKKADVNFYNELPYT, from the exons ATGGCCTCGACCGAGCATAAAGACTTGGCTGCATTCATAAAGAGTGTTCATAGCAATTTGCGAAAAGAATCGCAAATTTATGGCCCAGAAACAGCGTGGAGAAGACATGTGGCTGAAAGTGACACGTTGCAG AAATATGCCGAGGCAATGCAAAAGCTAGCAACAAAACACTGGGCTGAAAACGTAGCGGATccaaagaaaaatacgaagtGTAGAATAGACTGGGTGAAGTCACAATgttgggaatatttttttagggGTGGTATAGAATTGTTTTGGGACAGAGAGGTGAATATTAATCGGAAAATAACGAACGATCAAAGCCACAGTGGAATATCAACATATCAAGAGTGGTCAGATTCTGAAAACAGCACGAGTGGTCTTTCAGATGGgttaatttgttcaaattcagAATTAACACCAGTGGATGATAAAGATACTCCAGATCTGAAGAAAAGTCTCAACAAACATTGCTCTATGAAGCCAAgtacaaaatttgagaaaagtaCTGAAAACAATTTGCAAATAAGCAACAATGAACACGATTCAAGCATCGTACAAGCTTCGCACAGGGAAGATTGCAAAGTAAAGCTGCTCGATGTGGGAAGTTGTTACAACCCCTTTGGcggtgtaaatttttttgatgtGACTGCTATTGATCTGGCTCCATCTTGCGATGGAGTATTGCAATGTGACTTTTTGAGCATGCAAATAGGACAGGAAGATGTATTTTCTGCAAACAAGCAACAAGTTGAACAATTGACTGTGGGATCTTTTGATACAGTTGTGTTCTGCTTGTTGCTAGAATATTTGCCATCTCCTGAGCAGAGATACGCTTGTTGCAAAAAGGCttacaatttattgaaaagtgGCGGCTTATTGTTGATCATTACTCCAGATTCAAAGCATGTTGGTGCTAATGCGAGATTCATGAAATCCTGGCGCTATGTTTTGTCTAATCTTGGATTTATGCGGacaaagtatgaaaaattgccCCATGCTCACTGCCTGGCTTTCAGAAAGTGCTTTTATAAAAGAGTCGCTACTAGATGGGCAAGTTTGCAAAAGTTTTCTAAAGATGACGAACTCTTTCATTCGGATACtaacatttttataccacAGGATTTTACCACATGGACTAGGGAAGATACAGTTGAGTGTGTTTCAGGTGATAAAAAAGCTgatgtcaatttttataatgaatTGCCATATACATGA
- the LOC124186857 gene encoding 60S ribosomal protein L28, whose product MSSHLNWMIIRNNNAFLLKKRNISKPFSTEPNNLTNLSSYRYSGLVHRKSVGIVDTPDKKGFTVVYKKAKSVNKPAKATVRRTMKAGARRSLHKLRTLLTANKYRVDLNKVALRRASAVLRSQKPLPAKKIRAPKKAD is encoded by the exons ATGTCGTCCCATCTAAACTGGATGATCATTCGCAACAACAATGCGTTTCTGTTGAAGAAGCGCAACATTAGCAAGCCCTTCTCTACG GAGCCAAATAATCTGACAAACCTGAGCAGTTACCGCTACTCGGGTTTGGTTCATCGCAAGAGCGTTGGCATTGTTGATACCCCAGACAAAAAGGGTTTCACTGTCGTCTATAAAAAGGCAAAGTCAGTGAACAAGCCTGCCAAAGCAACCGTTAGACGGACAATGAAGGCTGGTGCACGTCGTTCACTGCACAAACTCCGCACTCTTCTTACTGCTAACAAATACAGAGTGGACCTGAATAag GTTGCTCTGCGTCGTGCTTCTGCTGTACTGCGCTCACAAAAGCcattacctgcaaagaagaTCCGTGCTCCTAAAAAAGCCGATTAA
- the LOC124186853 gene encoding zinc finger protein 624-like — protein MELCKFIKKEPEIDNCYEIKTETYESFESYLTFDYMSCGIKIECKEEFPNVQDSSQNLQNTAHSPNLKFSIPAIPLEHSHNQEVLKNVDSQTCNSTSSAELHSKTSKELNLHLKTESVELETLNEKTLKQSPKYDRYASPWDFVDVRHAHDDENLKNAPKVLTKRAKSPALVRSELYEGKMNKSPKCNERNKENLTCEICDRPFQYMSLLTQHMQTHNKSNYHECDTCGKKFKLKQCLQQHLRSHESKTYSYDECHRTYKRKSTLRQHIKTHSLDSLDNWLIRQTKLTENTQLTSKNHKEDEKKSTIDKESAKSSNGGRVDTKEPKKIYVCDICGERFKKKSSLAVHIEFLHIEILKEHDEKLKPSSSKSNIKRPYPCNICGKRFTQTSHVGRHKKASHSGSKPHTCKLCNEGFSTTSSLKRHMLNKHNDTSTKGTNHRSIQGNKLLEVKNFTCKICDKSFICASDLRRHCAIHDARKPYECDICKKQFRIKSYLYAHILTHDNWRPYPCHSCPKLYRRKSSLQRHVQINHSVKTKYNCSDCRKSYKHLVSYRFHMKKCHGVQPSKI, from the exons ATGGAACTCtgcaaatttattaaaaaagaacCAGAGATCGATAACTGCTACGAAATTAAAACCGAGACCTATGAAAGTTTTGAATCCTACTTGACGTTTGATTACATGTCGTgcggtataaaaattgaatgtaaagAAGAATTTCCAAATGTGCAAGACAGCAGCCAAAATCTGCAGAACACTGCTCATTCTCCCAATCTCAAGTTTTCCATTCCAGCTATCCCCCTTGAACATTCACATAATCAAgaagtattgaaaaatgtagattCTCAAACCTGTAATTCGACATCTTCGGCCGAACTTCATTCAAAAACAAGCAAAGAA CTGAATCTACATTTGAAGACAGAATCTGTagaacttgaaactttgaatgaaaaaacacTCAAGCAATCGCCCAAATATGATCGATACGCATCACCGTGGGATTTTGTGGATGTTCGGCACGCACATGATGACGAGAATCTTAAAAATGCTCCAAAAGTGCTAACGAAACGTGCAAAATCACCAGCCCTCGTTCGATCCGAACTTTATGAAGGTAAGATGAACAAATCGCCAAAGTGTAACGaacgaaacaaagaaaatctcacTTGCGAAATCTGCGACAGACCATTTCAATACATGTCACTGTTGACTCAACACATGCAAACTCACAATAAGTCCAATTATCACGAATGTGATACATgtggaaagaaattcaaattgaaacaatGTTTACAACAACATTTACGATCGCATGAATCGAAAACATACTCTTATGACGAATGCCACAGAACATACAAAAGGAAATCAACCCTGAGGCAGCATATTAAAACACATAGTCTGGATAGCCTTGACAATTGGTTGATTAGACAAACTAAACTTACTGAGAACACACAGTTAACATCAAAGAATCATaaagaagatgagaaaaaatctacAATAGATAAAGAATCAGCCAAATCTTCAAATGGGGGAAGGGTGGATACCaaagaaccaaaaaaaatttacgtgtgTGACATTTGTGGTGaacggtttaaaaaaaaatcaagtttagCAGTCcacattgaatttttacatattGAAATCCTTAAGGAACATGACGAGAAGCTTAAGCCTTCATCTTCTAAATCAAACATAAAAAGACCATATCCATGCAACATTTGCGGCAAAAGATTTACGCAAACGTCGCATGTGGGAAGGCATAAAAAGGCAAGTCATTCCGGTAGTAAACCTCATACCTGCAAATTGTGTAATGAAGGGTTCTCTACAACGTCAAGCCTAAAGCGACACATGTTGAATAAACACAATGACACATCAACGAAAGGAACAAACCATCGAAGTATTCAAGGTAACAAATTACTAgaggttaaaaattttacctgcAAAATTTGTGACAAGTCTTTTATATGTGCCAGTGATTTGCGTCGCCATTGCGCAATTCACGATGCCCGGAAACCGTATGAGTGCGACATTTGTAAGAAACAATTTCGAATTAAATCCTACTTATATGCACACATATTAACGCATGACAATTGGAGACCGTATCCATGTCACAGTTGCCCAAAACTTTACAGACGTAAATCGAGTCTCCAGAGACACGTTCAAATTAATCATTCGgttaaaacaaaatacaacTGCAGCGATTGTCGGAAGTCTTACAAACACTTAGTGTCTTATCGCTTTCACATGAAGAAATGTCATGGAGTTCAACCTTCCAAAATCTAA